TCAGTTTAGCATTAGGCTAAACTTGACTAATATAAAGTTGGCTAGTCTGTATGCCCATTTGGTATTTGATTAAGGGCATTGTGCTTATTGAATGGAcgcatatgtgtatgtatatttttaAGTTTCTAGATTCATGGGACCTTCCACAGGTATGAACATGGCCGGAATGGGGACGCTGACGGGTATGACCGACCCATCCAAATCTATGCCAACACTGCACGCGGCTCCCAGGCGTAAACGGCGGGTGCTCTTTTCGCAAGCGCAGGTGTACGAGTTGGAGAGGCGCTTTAAACAACAGAAGTACCTGTCGGCACCCGAGAGGGAACACCTGGCCAGCATGATTCACCTCACACCGACTCAAGTGAAAATATGGTTCCAGAATCACAGGTATAAGATGAAGCGTCAGGCCAAGGACAAGGCGGCGCAGCAGCTCCAACAAGAGAACAACCTTTGCCAGCAACAACAGTCCCCGCGGCGGGTGGCCGTGCCAGTTCTCGTTAAGGATGGTAAACCTTGTCAGAACGGTTCCAACACACCTACGCCCAATCAGCAACATCACCAGCAGCAACATCAACAACAGAACAGCACCGGGGTCGTGCTCGCAGCCTCGAGTAACGGCATTAACCAACACCAGAACGCACAAGTTAACGCATTGGTTCAAGCGCAAGAGCTGGAGGATCTGTCTCCAAGTCCCCCCTCTCTACACAGTCAGATGAACAGTATGGCTCAAATGGACACTTCTGCAGTAGATTACACCAATAATATGGTCAATTCAAATCTTCTGTATGGCAGAACGTGGTAGTATCCGTAATTATCCATACACTCACTGAAAACATTAAGCTGGAGAGGCCAAAAGCAGTCATAACATATCAGCCTGAACTCTGGTGACAGCACTGTTCACCTATCGAGTGACAGCGGACATATATCACCACCTGTTTGGGGGGCATTTTTAAAAGCAAGATTTTTTTGACCTTTACTTGACACTGGAGAGGCAGTGTGTTTGAACTTTGGAACCGATTTTGGACTTCCCTTTAATGCTTAACGTAGAGTATTGTTGAATGAGGATATTGCTCCTTGTAATGTTACCTCTGGACTGAGAAGGAGATCAGGTATGAGGTTCTGGTAATGTATTGCGCGGCAAGACCCTGGCGCCGGATGCCTATTCATCGATGTAATGGCGATTGTAAACTAATGTATTTCAAATAGACGTTAAAGTAGGAATTGTATATTTGGCTAACTCTGCGTTCACCTGTTATATAATTGCTATGAgtaattttgttttattttcaattttgtaAGTTAAGACAAACAAAACTCGATCAATTTAAACAACCAACAAATACCTGATGACTGTATGTGTTTCAAACACAATTGAAAGTTAACAATAAATCATTTGGGGGAGCCAGCTATCCCGAATACTTAACTTGTGTGAAAATCTTTTTGTAGTGCGTTTTTAGTTTGTATTAGGACACAATTTCAAGCCTAAATGTACATGGAAAGCAAAATTAAAGACTTTTACGCATGGCGAACAATTTCACGAGAAAGATATTAGCAAGCCATTTTCGATATAATGTGTTTTAAAGAGAATGTTTTAAGACCAAACAGACCTCTGTTTTTACCATTAACAAATTCTTTCCATTTACAGACAAGTGATCCATCAGATGGTATTGATTATCTAATTGCAATAAGGcctattttaaatatatatatatatatttgtgagGGAAGTTAAAAACAATTACCTACATTTAAGACACTAtttgaaacactgatttagtgtgTCATAATTTGACATACACTGGCATAACATTAATAAATGTAAAAATACtgcgtaggcctaggcctatgtctaATTTCTAACTCATGTCGTCTTGTAGGCTAAATACTTTTAACTGAAATGAACCAGCCACGCAATGCGTCACTTAATTTAGTCTGTGCGTTAGGGTTATTTCCAATTCGCAATGGTGTTTTTTTACTGGTAGGCTACGTAAGCAGGGAAATATTACAATAAGCAAAACACAGCCACTCAGCAGACACAGGGGCACTGAGGTGAGTGACTTCTGAATAGTATTGTTGAATATTCTTCCCACTTTTCCCTAAATGACAGAGGCAGTCATGTAGAGATGGATTATTTAGGCCCCGGACCCACACAACTTAAATAGCCTACAACTTTCATTTGGTCGTAGGCCTATTTGGCTTTGCGGAAAAGTGCCAAGTGAAGCCAGCAGTGGTACCACTATAACATTAACCTATACAATAAGTTTATACAACGAAGTATAGGCCCAAAGCAGTATTTCAATGTAGGGAGAAGTTTGCTTCATAAAATGAGATCAAGGAGAGGACAACATGTATACCAGAGAAATATTTATTGGTCCCAAGCATACCTGTTCTTGAACAACACTATCAGCCGAAACAGATTAGCCCCTCATTAAAGATCACAGACTAAAGACCTTACAGTTTTCCATTACCTGCATAAAAATGTCACACTATGAATTACTTATGTAAAGGACCATGACTATTGCCACTGACCACCACTTGGAATACTTTTAAAATGAACCTGAAGGGCAAAACaagagtttagaaaaaaaaaacctcttggtTTATGAAGAAATCAGTTTCCACTGCAAATTGATTGTGCCAAACTCGTGCTTTGTGAACCATGTCTGCACTGAAGTTATGATGAGAGTTGACCAGTGCTTTTCACTCTTAGGGAAGCACACAGGCTGAGCATGTGGCTCACCTCCTCTTCTGAAAGGTCATGTGGTCATTATGAAACTGACCATGTATGATAAAGGGTTGTGTCCACCATTTTTGTaatgatatttttttgttttggaggCGATGCATTTGAAACTATGCCTTAACCCCATGCCATCTGATTATATGGTACAACATTGCAGCACTGCTGGACAAAATGAATGCATTTGCTAGATTGCAATGGAATAACATGGTGGAAGGTGTGATTAAATAAGAGACTATTAGTGGTCCCTGGCCtcatttcatttctctctttatcccttattctctctcttttcatccctctatctccatttccttttctgtctttttctcttggCACTGAAATTGGCCCTCGTCCTGCAGCAGCTTGAGTTTAAGTAGCTATTTGTTGTGGAACCTTGATGGTAGGACTGTGGCATTGTGTCCACAATGCACTTGTATTTTAGTTTAAATCATACTTGAACCAAGAAGGCAAAATATTTTGTATGTATCCCTGGAGAGAGAAGTTCGAAGGTGCAGCTCCGGGTGATTGTTCATTATGTCTGCATCTCCAAATGGATCACTTGGTTGGCCGCAAAGGTGATACACCACCAGTTTAGACATACAGCACAAGATTGTGTGACAACAATTTTACTTCCGCTTTGATTCTCAAAATATAATCTGTCAGCGACCAAAAACATTCTGTTTATGAACTATGCTTATAGTTCTTCTGTTATCCAGGGCAAAATAGTTTAACATTGATTTAGACAATGAACATATTACAACAACAACTGCATTTTTTGAATGCCCTTCCTTTCAAACAGTTCTATTTTTTATGAAGGCCTACATGCAAAAAATACACATCCTAACTTTCTGTAGACCTATTTTACCCATTATTTATCTGAGTTTGTTCCACAGAATGATTGTTTGCAAGAACAAATGATCAAAACAAGATTGTTGTGCTCTGAAGTAGCAGTGTAACAGTTTTTTCAATTGAAATGTGTTACATacaaactacaaaactacaaaataacTGTTGATATATATCAACAAATCAAGAACAATTAATGCAGATGTATATACAGAGTATATTTGCAACCAAATGCATTTCATTTGGTTCATTGTTTACAGCTATTTTTAGCATATGGGAGGAATTCCAAACTGGAGAGTTATTTGAATCCTGGCTCAGAGCCCCATCTCAAACAGGCCACTCCCCCTTCTATTATTCTACTTAATATGTCAGAGGGTCCatcgcagaaaaaaaaaaaccttttcaagTTCTATTGATGTGTCTTTCAATTGACCATGGTGACCTAGCAACCCATCTAGGCCTAATTGGGGTAGACTGGGTGACGCTGGCCATACAGTTTAGGTGCATGGGAACAGAAATGGGAAGCAAAtgaatcattttcaaaacacactTTTCCCCACATATTTAATTAAAGTCCACATATTttcttgtagtaggcctactttttatgtTTGAAATGTTTACGTTTTTGCACCCATTGTAATACGTATATAGACCACAGAGGTGGAATTTATTTCTATGATCAAGTGCAGGAAGGAGAGCCATGTTTTACATAGACAGTATTATTAATTGGTTCACACAGTTTGGTTTATTGGGTCAACCTTCCATGAAGGTTTGATGACAAAATACTCTTTTTCGATTTGAATGCACAGAAGAACTCAAAAGTCGCCATGTGTCGTTTTCAacccctctccactcccttcTGTGAAGCTGTGTGTATTAAAAGTGTTACTGTGAAATGTGAAATGACTGGTGTACGAATTCTGGCCTACTCTTCCAAGGATAACTAAAACATGCCTCACGTGAGCAAGAGCACATTTTTAATTACTCTTATACTTTAATAAGCCTGATTAAAAGGGAGCATCTTTTTCTTAACCACCCACCTAACATGGGCACCAGTCTTTGTCTTCAAGGTTTTGTAGTCGCCAAAGTGATTTTCTCCACTGTCCCATCTAAATTATTTTAAGAGATCAAAAGAAATTGTGCCCTCGAATACAAAGAACTTTTCCAAGTCCAAAGCTTTTTTAAACAGGATAAAAAAAAGGCTTCAGAATAATCATCATCTGTCAGAATAGAAAACATTTCAAGGAGGTCGGAGGACTCCAAAAAGCAATCCTAATTTCAATAGATTTCCATGACATTAAATAAATGACAGTGCCTTCTATTGTTGCTTCAGAGTTCTAAGAACACGATGGACAGAGACTCTCACACTTTGGCATTGATATCCATGTAGAAGCCCAAATGGTATACCATTTCTTTTGATAGCgaatttctctctcttctctcaataaACTTGAATACTTCATGTAGAACTCGTGCATTTCCCTCGTTTGGCAAATAACGACCTAACAAAATCTGCTTTGATTGAACGGGAATATACTTTATTTTTAAATGAATGACAGCAGAATAGcaaaaagaggggaagagagcaggagaaaagCATTTCAGCGAAAACAGAGGgaagtatatgagagagagagagagagagagagagagagagagagagagagagagagagagagagagagagagagagctctgcatCCCCTATTACTAAACCATGTCACATTCCAGCCGGTGCTTCCCTCCGCCACATCGCTGGGCCGGTAATCCCTCCTTCAAGTTGCCTATGCATCTTATTCAGGCCGCAGCGTAAGTAGTTAAAGAAACTGTTTTCAGTCGCCACTAATAACTACTGACCCGGGGTGACGCCGGCCCACAAAGGCTTGGCCAGGCCCCCGAACAGCAGAGCAAAGAAACTGATTAGTTCCTCAAGAGGTTTGAAGCAAGAATCAATGGCCGGCCTAGATGTCCCCAAAGCCCCCACAGCTTGCAGCACAGGAGACGGGGAAGACAGGAGACAGGGTTGGCCTCACAACACTATTAGTTATGCCTCATTAAGCTCCACAAACACCCCCTCAAGAGAAATTTGTTTAGGCTGTCCAAACACAAAAAAGATAATTCTGGTTATACCCATGTAGGCTGCTGGTGGATGTTTTTTGTCAAGCCAGACAATGTCAATGTGCACTCTATAGATCCCCGAAGTTGTAATTTAATTGTGGACACTAAAGTAATATATTGGTCATGGCATTTTAATTTTCTTAGATGTTTATCATGGTGTTTCTAAGAAATAAACTCTGTGAAATGGGTTGAACACTGTGTGGGTGTATATTGTAAACATACCGCATGCATCATCCCTGGTGGTCTTAAAAGAATAACCAGTAGGCTTAACACTTTATTTAGGAGTTCACGTTAGCCACTCATACATGCCTAAAACACATTTTAAGGCAAGTCAATCATTTGTGATGCATGTACTCACAAATTTCTTGTTCGTTGTCGATTAGGCCTTTATTACAGATATAGGCCTAATCACAATAAGGAACTAGAAGTCCCTATTGGGATCTCacgccatggctgaggtgcccttgagcaagacatctaaccccccacactgctccatggactctaaccaataccttgtactgaaaataactgtaagttgctttgggtaaAGCGTCAAAGGGTAGTgtaatggccctaccgtggctaaaatggtagggcacttgtttgctatgcagccgacccgggttcgattcccggcttgggtcctttgctggcccttccccctctctctccacccactcgcttcctgtcataaccctcactgtcctgtcaaataaaggcaaaaaaggcccccaaaaatatttttaaaaagtgtaatgtaatatacttaTGCATGTATTTGTGGATAACTTGTCAACCTTAAAGTAGTGTCATCAAATAACCTGTATAATGCAAACAGAGAACACATTGCAGCTCACAAACACTGAGTACATCACACACAGGGCACAATATGAAGTCATTTTGTTTGGATGCAGTTTTGTATGTCAGGTGAGACTCACAAGAATGGCGAAGGACAAGCACTTTTGCACATCAAAAAGCTCTGTTTTTAATATGGATCTCATAGTTCATATCTTTTTCATTGTTACAGGGAAGGCAATGACAGCACAGTTATGTACGCTGCCTTTCAACACCACATTTAACAGTTAAATTGACAAAGCCACCCAGAcatgttaatttttttttctgtaaagatACCATACAGGACTTTAGtgccattggtaacactttataataaggttcCCTTgttaagcacaagttaagccttagttaagccttattttaacattagttaacccttagtaaatcagttagtcattatgtaagtattatttctcatttcttaatcattaactactaccattagtaaatggttcgTGTGTGCTGATGTACCTTTTCGCTAAGCATTCGTAAACTGTCATTGGAATATGAGTTAACCGTGTTTTAGTCATGAGGTATTCATTATGTACGTCTTGTTAATAATTAACAAGTTATGTTACTAAATGATTTGTTTATGTAATTAAACGGTCTGATAAGCATTATTAAACTGTAATTATAGTAATTAAGGTAACACTCTTTTAATCACAAGTCAACCGTTATGTAATCAACATCATTAACTAGCACTGTTGGTAAATGATTTGTTTGCGCTGATTTAACTGTCCTCGAAGCATTAGTAAACTATCATTAAAATGTAAGGTAACCGTCTTTTaatcattaaaggaccagttcagtcaattccaatatgctattgctcatgctacacttgacttgtcagtaggctactcaatgatgccacatttttcggctcagccctttccgagatatgagctattctaatgggggcaacgtttgtttacatttaaaacaaaactaacataggcctactccaaatattttctcaaaaagtaccgctgtttgctagttgtctgctgatgttgtataatggtttggatgtttttaggtatgaataaaaatgtttttttttatttttttaaatgtaaacaaagcgctgcccccattacaatgaccaggatctcggaaaaggctgaagaagaagaaaaaaaatctcaggtactgacaagtccagggtagtgtgggcattacaactgcatgttgaaattgactgaatgggtcctttaagtactgttaattaataaTTTGTTTCTGGTGATTTAACTGTCAGATGTTGTctcccatgcataagcaatgctcaacaagtcattCGGGAATGTGTTAAAAAgctttaacaggttttcactttagaataatTCCCCAGATATagttaagtaatgggttataaatccttgataatgcataagcaatgcttaacaagtcatgtgttaatgtccagaaacatccatgaggggcaatCACATGAACCTCAACTTACTGTTtaccatgttaccagtcatcacacactaaccattacaaaagggttaattaagatttcactggtggtaaagcaagagtttacaaaccattgccatacatgcctaatagtacttgttaatggttatgtggtaggagacaacaaagagataatgttttttcataaataaaggagggttatctgacattttaataatggtttactaatgcttagcagaaagttcaatcaccatatacgaatcattaattaacagtatgtaataattaccaagaaatgaagagttcagatgcaaaaccccctaactccatttctgaagacctgcacttatatatttttagagaactccgttgttggtttggtttacatttatgtacttgataatacatataaatagttatattacataaataaaataaaaaatgtgcaattttgatagctttctattaaataaaaatgaattaagattattttctgaaaaggcacttagggggttttgcatctaaactcttcaaatacattttgtgattcactaagggttaactaatgttaaaataaggcttaactaaggcttaactttgcttagcgaacagttacatcaacacacacaaaccatttactaatggtagtagttaatgattaagaaatgagaaataatacttacataatgactaactcgtgattcactaagggttaactaatgttaaaataaggcttaactaaggcttaacttatgcttaaaaaggggtacttattataaagtgttaccgtgccATTTTGAAGTGTATTATGGGGGAAAGATCTGCTACATCTACAGTACCAGGGGAGTGAAGATATAACCATAATTGGATGtgcaaaccaaagttgcttataTGCATAGCACTGCCAGGTTCTCCTACCTACACTTACTGTGTTAACCGACTTCCGTCTGTCTGTTAAGTCTTCCTCCACCGTCCTTAAATTTGCAAGTTTGCTTCCCCCACTATGAGATTTGCAAATTTGCTACTACCATCCAAACTGTTAATGTCTGTGGGTATTAATATTTTCTATATGCAGTGACCATATTTAAGGTCCTGCGTCAGTCCTACCAGGTGCAGACTTGTATAGTGCTAAAACGAATAGCTTTCAATTCAAGAAGTTGAGACTTGAGGCGTTCAATGCAGTACCACATATTTTTACTGGATATGTCTAGTAGACATGTCAGGGTATAGAAAAATAAATGATTATACTTTTATTTTCAACGCTGTGCCCTTGCACCAGCATTCACATATGATATATGAGCTAAATACATGGAGTAAAAAGCAGCGCAAATGCTGCTGAAGAAATGTGAGCTCTCTGAGGATACGGCTCCTAAAGCAGTGGATCCCTGCACCCCACCCTATCCctacgcaccaccaccaccatcatgacCCTAAAAAAACTAAGCAAGCATTCACTGAGCCTCATTGTGAGGCACTGAAGTATCCCAGGTCTCCCTGTGCGTCGCTCACAAAGCTGCACTTTTTTTTGTTGGAACCAGCAAACAGCTTCTTCCGAATCGACTGTTGCCAAGGCGATAGCCAGCTGCGATCCTGGCGTTTGTTTGTTTACGCTGGAAGAGTTGGAGATGGCCACAAATGAAGTTGGAGAGACgggccagtgtgtgtttgtgcgccacTCAAGAGGCTCTGCTTTTCAGCGCAGGCTGAGCCGTATGCTGCACATGCATGTTGGGTCTTTACAGCCATAGAATGAATGCTGCATCAAtgggagccacacacacaaaaaaataaacacaaaggTAAATGGACACGCAGGAACACATGGGACACATACAGGCAGCACACTCGaatcaacacacacaggcacacacacaggagcacacacacacacacacacacacacacacacacacacacacacacacacacacacacacacacacacacacacacacacacacacacacacacacacacacacacacacacccttacaggcATAAACAgttacgtacgcacacacataatctcTCTGTTTAGTACTGTGGAAACATCTCGCACTGCcatttgaagaacacagaggccAAGCAGAAGGCTTGAGTATTTCAGCaaatttgtctttaaaaaaaaaaaaatctacaggcTCAATGTGTGCAGTGCAGAGTGGAGGTGTTTTCACATTTTGGAAACACAGAGGAGCCAGGAGAGATGAGCAAGACAGCAAACAGACCACCCACTTTCTTTCCAATTATCATCTTGCTGCAGCCTGTGTCCTCTCCACCATTCATGGGTGGTGGACACTAGACTGCAAAGAGCACATTACAATTAGCTGCCTGTTGTTCTGCTTTAATACACCTACCCAAACTGTAGTGCCAAAATCAATGGCTAGCAGTCCGGCTGCCCCAAAGATTACAAACAAGATTACACAGAAGAAATCCCCCCTTGCACTGTGTGCACCCCTCATCCATCCCTTGCTCTTTCTTGAGGTAGAATACAAAGGTAGgctaaaagaaaacaagaaaacattATTCAGcagaagaccctgttgggtcacaAAACAGTGTCTGCCAAACACTATTATTTTCACATAATTTGGCCTTATAAACTTTCAGCAAAGAAGAACAGCATGCAGTGATTTATTCCCCTTTTCAATGCTATGTTTGACATTACAAGTGAGAGGCTGGTAAGAAATATACCCGGACGACGTACACGTAGCCTACACGTGCACACAATGGTAagttacaggtaggcctatgtacgtGCCTATAAAGCAAAGTACCGGTAAGTAATTACAGATAAAGCACAATCACCTGAAATAAGTTTTACTTGCTTTATTATAGAAGCCGGCACATTTTGTGTGCAGCATCCTCAGACCCACTGAAGTATGTGCAACTGAAGATGATGTGGccgaagtaaaagtagaagtaaaaaccaaaacttgccatagtttccttccaacataagTAAGCTACTATAGAACAATGTACCTGACTATGCTCTGGGCGGACCAAATCTGGGGGTTCTCTTTTTAGTGTAAAAGTGTACATGAAAAAAGTGTAAATTAAAGTGTAATTAGCATATCATTTTATACTGTATACAATTTAAATCACCCGTGCTACAATCCAGTATGTTGGCCTAGCCTACATAATACTCTGGTTATTGCATTGACATCTTTTATCCCTTACACATGTCAAAGATTCAATATGTGAGGCCCTGGTGCACAGTGGGTGGTATGAGACATTCCCTTTAGCTGCCAATCCTGTGTCTCCATCAAGAAgattggaaaaacaaaacaaaacaaaacaaaacacaacacgtcTGGGTAGATTACACAAATGAAAACAATTAGCCTGGGAGAAGAGCGGGACAATGGTGCATTACACACAGCGGACCGTATTGGGCACAACATGCTGCTTGAAGTGTTTGCTTGGCCTGATGCAGACAGCTGGTCACGTGGAAGGGACACATTCACCCGTCCCCATGGGGGGCAGTGACACTCTTAAAGAGGGACATTAACTCACTGCTAATTTactctccccaccccaccaccgcacagacacacacccttcctTTAGGTCCATGCAGTGGCTAGGAGAAAACCCCCTGTAGATTGCCTTCTTCTTTAGAGGTtggagcatgtttgtgtgtgtgtgtgtgtgtgtgtgtgtgtgtgtgtgtgtgtgtgtgtgtgtgtgtgtgtgtgtgtgtgtgtgtgtgtgtgtgtgtgtgtgtgtgtgtgtgcgtgtgtgcgtgcgagaatatatgtgtgtgtagtgtggtgtgcacaaaatatacatacacatattaGTCCACAAGCCAGGGCCCCAGATTTGAGTTGTCACTATCACTGGTGGGTGGGGGGATGCTATCAGGCCTGAGTGATGGGCCGGTAGTGAAATCTCTCTTTTTCAGCTCATGAACTAACTACCCCCCTTATGATCAATTCCATTTTAGAAATGGAGTGTTTGTTTAAGGGCCAGCTACACGACAACGTTTTTCACTATGACCAATATTTTTGCTTATCGGTTTGGCTGTCGTGGCCATACGGAGCCGGCGTTCTGGGTAGCCATAAACAATATTTTTGgagaatgggttccagagtgggaATATTAGGGTCATGGTGGGGGCATTGTCAATACTACTTAGTATCACGGCAAAGGGGACATTTTAAGTGGTCATGCCCagtagtgtgtatatatatatatatatatatatatatatatatatatatatatatatatatatatatattataaagtGCCATGAGAAAGGTTGGGCACTCTTTTGGGAAATCATTACATTGGtctatttctcgttgagcttttgaagtagcaacttcattttaccATATGTTAAActgaagggaaagagaaacatttcagcagtggaagaattttggTTGGTGTCACAGAAACAATTTTATTTGGATTTAAACAAATATAGGCGTGTGTATAAATATGGgaaccccaaagaaggtataccattaatatgaagtagagctaacctttgcagcacaaactggttttaatgactttggaatcccttcagtcaccaacACAGACGTGATTGttcattaaaatgttttttttttatcatacagacgaggcttgtcctaagttctgtcttggagagtggcaatatggtgggctctgaacaaactgttagtttttgaaaaatagttaaaagggcataggtaaaggatggtaagaatggtaacaggcacactacagaacacctccatagaattacaagaccatagctgctgatagtgcagacttagacatgggtccttccgcataatacttttcacaaggcaaaagctcattggatgggtgatgcataaaGGCTTTcttgtgtatccatcagaaataattTGCTAAACGTATGCaaaaagcttatctggacaagctaaaggCATTTTTGGAAATCAtactgtggtcagatgagactgaactagagttatttgaccttaacaatgggaggtggacatggcaaaaaatgcacccataaatGCTATGACTTCTGGCCTAAAACACACCCTACTGTAGGTctgtgtggatagtatacacactgtaaaacttattacagttgagggcctcactaattgttttcaaatagcatatttttcaaaagaatgttcaagggtcagtcacaaaattaaagttgagcagagtttggaccttccagcaggacagtgtttgcactgctctgatcaaaattcaacaattagttaatgcaaaacaacaagtacaatgtcttgagatggtcataccaatcttgagatatcaccatcatggaaaaagaatgaatttatttgaaccaggatgtctaaagaagacagatgagtaacctgactgaattagtaaAATAGGATATTTtactggatagaataattggcaactattcagtagcaccaggcagttggaacttgtcaTCTTGTATAGCAACTATCCAAAGGCCATtggatcagcaaaggtgagctctacttcatattaatgatataccttctttggggtgcccatatttatgcacacacatatttttgtttaaatccacataaaattgtttctataacacctatgaaaattctaaCACTGCTGAAacgtttctctttccctacagtttaacatgaAGTTGCTATTTTGAAAGCTCAACGAGAAGTAAACagataacattttattttagggatacatctattagcactatcacattcaatgtgcctgtataaataacttgtaaggcatgtgcaaagcaaaatcaaacatttgttaggcatgtattcgcaaa
This is a stretch of genomic DNA from Engraulis encrasicolus isolate BLACKSEA-1 chromosome 19, IST_EnEncr_1.0, whole genome shotgun sequence. It encodes these proteins:
- the nkx2.4a gene encoding NK2 homeobox 4a; the encoded protein is MSLSPKHTTPFSVTDILSPIEETYKKFGGMDGTGNLASPLGAYRQPQVSQTGMQQHSMGHNATVATTYHMPHSVSQFSHSAMGGYCNGSIGNMGDLPSYQETMRNSAATGWYGTNPDPRYSTISRFMGPSTGMNMAGMGTLTGMTDPSKSMPTLHAAPRRKRRVLFSQAQVYELERRFKQQKYLSAPEREHLASMIHLTPTQVKIWFQNHRYKMKRQAKDKAAQQLQQENNLCQQQQSPRRVAVPVLVKDGKPCQNGSNTPTPNQQHHQQQHQQQNSTGVVLAASSNGINQHQNAQVNALVQAQELEDLSPSPPSLHSQMNSMAQMDTSAVDYTNNMVNSNLLYGRTW